In Leishmania major strain Friedlin complete genome, chromosome 26, a genomic segment contains:
- a CDS encoding putative Qc-SNARE protein, whose amino-acid sequence MNPATHSQGEAAVPLTVPATAVGSTREDPWPQMEKQVGAMLADLNARMQRFRDTAMPTVIAENELLECVGGCSEAVEDMRFALDTAMEHPESFAITAEELQSRAERIRGWERDMMKAQQVAEKVKAAQRKRIMAQDGDIGDSGVRENSDFLRQEHDIQRSMMQQDDQTLDRLSSGIHRVKDTAVNIQDELNTQEHILDDIDRGMTRVQMRLEGAMRKVGKLIDSTSDRGKMICIAVLFLILVILILFVLR is encoded by the coding sequence ATGAACCCCGCGACTCACTCACAGGGTGAGGCCGCCGTGCCCCTCACGGTGCCGGCGACAGCGGTCGGGAGCACCCGCGAGGATCCGTGGCCGCAGATGGAGAAGCAGGTAGGCGCCATGCTGGCGGACTTGAATGCGCGGATGCAGCGCTTCCGCGACACGGCTATGCCCACCGTGATTGCCGAAAACGAACTGCTAGAGTGTGTGggtggctgcagcgaagCTGTGGAGGATATGCGGTTTGCCCTCGACACCGCCATGGAGCACCCGGAATCCTTCGCGATCACCGCAGAGGAGTTGCAGAGCCGCGCAGAGCGCATTCGCGGGTGGGAGCGAGACATGATGAAGGCCCAGCAGGTCGCAGAAAAGGTcaaggcagcgcagcgcaagcgCATTATGGCTCAGGACGGCGACATCGGTGACAGCGGTGTGCGCGAGAACAGCGACTTCCTTCGTCAAGAGCATGATATTCAACGAAGCATGATGCAGCAGGACGACCAGACGCTGGATCGGCTGTCGAGCGGCATCCATCGCGTCAAGGACACAGCTGTGAACATTCAGGATGAACTCAACACCCAAGAACACATCCTCGACGACATTGATCGCGGTATGACTCGTGTGCAGATGCGCCTGGAGGGGGCCATGAGGAAGGTCGGCAAGCTGATCGACTCTACGAGTGATAGAGGCAAGATGATCTGCATTGCTGTTCTCTTCCTCATCCTTGTGATCTTGATTTTGTTTGTCCTTCGGTAG